One window of Treponema denticola genomic DNA carries:
- a CDS encoding immunity 26/phosphotriesterase HocA family protein: protein MNKQFILTNEQRKYLGLNPIEDHWEVMNIKGTLYYFDGDVIKKEISASDSEGEAFYYKENELNIETAENRTIVLPKTAKGKPKKLNFTATQSFRGIGLYFSFGSRHVCIGNYTTQKTYYSERLEESKASALNSWIEKWIKETSKEDLADLENFKNEKREHQKYKEGDIFAFKIGRRQYGFGKILIDIVKLRKTPEFKKNKNYGLNNLMGTALIVKVYHKISDSINIDLDELEKNLSLPAQPLMDNNIYYGEYKIIGNRKVTYQDLNDAPISTSESINYQDRDIAYLQYGLIYKEMSLKEYALYEDEDWYHKNYRAELIGCFLEIDKLEECIKAKSNAPFYPAAGGSLNNPANKKDKNAIFKAFGLDGDLDYEGNLKLSHEN from the coding sequence ATGAATAAACAATTTATTTTAACCAACGAACAAAGAAAATATCTGGGCTTAAATCCGATTGAAGATCACTGGGAAGTAATGAATATAAAAGGCACCCTCTATTACTTTGACGGCGATGTTATCAAAAAAGAAATATCGGCATCGGATTCTGAAGGCGAGGCTTTTTATTATAAAGAAAACGAGCTTAATATTGAAACTGCCGAAAACAGAACTATTGTACTGCCTAAAACGGCAAAAGGAAAACCGAAAAAATTAAACTTTACGGCAACTCAATCATTTAGAGGAATAGGCTTATATTTTTCATTTGGAAGCAGACATGTTTGCATAGGAAACTACACCACACAAAAAACATATTATTCCGAAAGGTTGGAAGAAAGCAAGGCTTCCGCTCTCAATTCTTGGATTGAAAAATGGATAAAGGAAACATCGAAAGAAGATTTAGCCGATTTGGAAAATTTTAAAAATGAAAAAAGAGAGCATCAAAAATATAAGGAAGGGGATATCTTTGCTTTTAAAATAGGAAGACGGCAATACGGCTTCGGTAAAATTTTAATCGATATTGTTAAGTTAAGAAAAACACCCGAATTTAAAAAGAATAAAAACTACGGTCTTAACAATTTGATGGGAACAGCTTTAATTGTAAAGGTCTATCATAAAATAAGCGACAGCATCAACATTGATCTTGATGAATTGGAAAAAAACTTATCCCTCCCTGCACAGCCCCTTATGGATAACAATATCTATTACGGCGAATATAAAATTATCGGAAACAGAAAAGTTACGTATCAAGACTTAAATGATGCTCCGATATCGACAAGCGAGAGTATAAATTATCAGGACAGAGATATTGCCTATCTTCAATACGGCTTGATATATAAAGAAATGTCTTTAAAAGAATATGCTCTATACGAGGATGAAGATTGGTATCATAAAAATTACAGAGCGGAATTAATAGGTTGTTTCTTGGAGATAGACAAATTGGAAGAATGTATAAAAGCAAAATCCAATGCTCCATTTTATCCCGCAGCCGGCGGCAGCTTAAATAATCCGGCAAACAAAAAAGATAAAAATGCAATTTTCAAAGCCTTCGGTTTGGACGGCGATCTGGATTATGAAGGGAATTTAAAGCTGTCACATGAAAACTAA
- a CDS encoding McrC family protein — protein MKQTKVLYFKEHQAPHQESEDEKILFQEVRELAQKENSEIKFLGNPKIDEEPAYLGINWNITASYYIGTCWLIENKIAVAVSPKIQELDYLAMLDAAFSIESSNEIAYFSTCYGIDFNKSLIKLNQEMSNYLTPLLITQFVALVEKIVHKGLKKGYVYKEENLTGKIKGRISISKNIKGNICKKRLYKNICIFQEFTHDIPENRLLKKAILFCKKILAHNKSLQAHSIGKKLQERLTRILTSFESVSDYINVTEIKYFRTNTLFFHYNSALKLAKIILRRYDYAISNTVKSEQETLPYWIDMSRLYELYVYKTLVDRYGLDTICFQVKGHGKTAVDFIKKDEQLIIDAKYKPRYRDSNANMLEDIRQISGYARDKKILKALGVNLDENTEIKCLIIYPEPQKLNSEITEDNEENDEDCTTFESKNNQSIIEQAANITWFRNFYKIRIPLPTINSI, from the coding sequence ATGAAACAAACTAAAGTTTTATATTTTAAAGAACATCAAGCTCCTCATCAAGAATCGGAAGATGAAAAAATATTATTTCAGGAGGTACGAGAGCTTGCTCAAAAAGAAAATTCTGAGATTAAATTTTTAGGAAATCCCAAAATTGATGAAGAACCTGCCTATCTAGGCATTAATTGGAACATAACGGCAAGCTACTATATCGGAACCTGCTGGTTAATAGAGAATAAAATAGCAGTTGCAGTCAGCCCGAAAATTCAGGAGCTTGATTATTTGGCCATGCTTGATGCAGCCTTTTCAATTGAAAGCAGCAATGAAATAGCATATTTTTCAACCTGTTACGGTATTGATTTTAATAAATCTTTAATCAAACTTAATCAAGAAATGTCAAACTATCTTACACCGCTTCTAATTACACAGTTTGTTGCATTAGTTGAAAAAATAGTACACAAGGGCTTAAAAAAAGGATATGTGTACAAAGAAGAAAATCTTACCGGTAAAATAAAAGGGCGAATATCAATTTCAAAAAATATTAAGGGAAATATTTGTAAAAAACGGCTTTATAAGAATATCTGTATCTTCCAGGAATTTACTCATGATATTCCGGAAAATCGGTTATTAAAAAAAGCTATTCTCTTTTGCAAGAAAATACTTGCACATAATAAAAGCCTTCAAGCTCATTCTATAGGAAAGAAATTACAAGAAAGGCTTACACGTATATTAACTAGCTTTGAATCTGTTTCCGATTATATTAACGTTACCGAAATAAAATATTTCCGTACAAACACCTTATTTTTTCATTACAATTCTGCCTTAAAATTAGCCAAAATCATTTTACGCCGTTATGATTATGCTATCAGTAATACAGTAAAATCAGAACAGGAAACACTGCCCTATTGGATTGATATGTCCCGCCTATATGAATTGTATGTATATAAAACGCTTGTTGATAGATATGGATTAGACACTATCTGTTTTCAGGTAAAAGGACACGGAAAAACCGCAGTAGATTTTATCAAAAAAGATGAACAGCTGATTATTGATGCAAAATATAAACCCCGCTATCGTGATTCAAATGCAAACATGCTTGAAGATATACGTCAAATAAGCGGTTATGCCAGAGATAAAAAAATACTTAAAGCACTTGGAGTTAATTTAGACGAAAACACCGAAATAAAATGTCTTATCATCTATCCGGAACCTCAAAAACTTAATTCAGAGATTACTGAAGATAATGAAGAGAATGATGAAGACTGTACAACATTTGAATCTAAAAATAATCAAAGTATAATTGAGCAAGCGGCTAACATTACATGGTTTAGAAATTTTTATAAGATAAGAATTCCATTACCTACCATAAACTCAATTTAA
- a CDS encoding SUMF1/EgtB/PvdO family nonheme iron enzyme gives MQGNSSREEKYEVTVSAGSNGKVTVAPEVPTDKKVAKGQELTITATANTGYKVDTWTVTPHSALQSGSKAGSNVAVVKISADTTVNVTFKPVGGTPSTPPSGDVGSFEDTGDGFIKISPPAAGITGKDPTYTLPGMGEEYWKGVFRAGRKVKLSPYKLGKTEVPYKLWKEVYDWATQPANGYKFANAGVKGKDGSGTEEEPVTSVSWRDCIVWCNAYTQKIKGEGECVYRKKDDHTVVLKDATDGDACDNASADMRKKGYRLPTEAEWEYAARWQGSDNTNADKYGEVWLTKLNSASGAKADWNNADETKAVAWCGDNSDSKTHPAGEKRKNALGLHDMSGNVLEWCFDGYDNDPRANDAAYTSGGFVVDPQGAASGDNRVIRGGSWGDYAGSCVVGNRNNGYPDYSFVFLGFRLACLP, from the coding sequence GTGCAGGGGAATAGCAGCAGGGAGGAAAAGTATGAGGTAACGGTTAGTGCAGGCAGTAACGGGAAGGTAACGGTAGCGCCTGAAGTTCCGACGGATAAGAAGGTGGCAAAGGGTCAGGAATTGACGATTACAGCAACGGCAAATACAGGTTATAAGGTAGACACGTGGACGGTAACGCCGCATAGTGCACTACAGTCCGGTAGCAAGGCTGGTAGCAACGTCGCAGTGGTAAAGATAAGCGCAGATACAACGGTGAATGTAACGTTTAAGCCGGTGGGCGGAACACCATCTACACCACCTTCCGGCGATGTCGGTAGTTTTGAAGATACAGGCGACGGCTTTATAAAAATAAGTCCGCCTGCAGCGGGGATTACCGGTAAAGATCCGACATATACATTGCCGGGAATGGGAGAGGAGTATTGGAAAGGGGTATTCCGCGCAGGGCGGAAGGTAAAATTGAGCCCTTATAAGCTTGGCAAAACGGAAGTGCCGTATAAACTGTGGAAAGAGGTATACGATTGGGCGACACAGCCTGCGAATGGATACAAGTTTGCCAATGCAGGAGTAAAAGGTAAAGATGGAAGCGGGACTGAAGAAGAGCCAGTAACGAGTGTAAGCTGGCGAGACTGTATTGTATGGTGCAATGCGTATACCCAGAAAATCAAAGGGGAGGGGGAATGCGTCTACCGCAAAAAGGACGATCATACCGTCGTATTAAAAGACGCAACGGACGGAGATGCCTGCGATAATGCATCTGCCGATATGAGGAAGAAAGGGTATCGCCTTCCGACGGAAGCGGAATGGGAGTATGCAGCTCGGTGGCAGGGAAGCGACAACACCAATGCTGACAAATACGGAGAAGTATGGCTTACCAAACTGAACAGCGCGAGCGGAGCAAAAGCTGACTGGAATAATGCGGATGAGACAAAAGCGGTTGCGTGGTGTGGTGATAATTCAGACAGTAAGACCCATCCTGCAGGGGAAAAACGGAAGAATGCACTAGGCTTACACGATATGAGCGGGAATGTATTGGAATGGTGTTTTGATGGGTATGATAATGATCCTAGAGCAAATGATGCTGCTTATACATCCGGCGGATTTGTAGTTGACCCGCAGGGTGCTGCATCCGGTGATAACCGCGTCATACGCGGCGGTAGCTGGGGCGATTACGCGGGGAGCTGCGTCGTCGGTAATCGGAACAACGGCTACCCCGACTACAGCTTTGTCTTTCTTGGCTTTCGGCTGGCTTGTCTGCCTTAA
- a CDS encoding methyl-accepting chemotaxis protein, which translates to MRKKNVDIYSPPRKILIFDLLTNLAWILSTILTNRIVGSSGNIMNILSTKAFVVIMVTSIFNPILKWKFLIPAIIKQQNNPIKAQKYISLYVKITFAIPGMIAFFGPFFTSLESGLISQTRTFISYMSITMGNMFLMGTFFGSFMIRALEKWAAFLPFEEKHLDLSMTRRTAIISILSILSTSFFAIAPLVRTQSDDIYMQLLTKVLPLFIYGISLSIINIVLITKSTKKKISNLQAAIKNLSLGNYHQDFLMADSRDETALLIKDFNILLDFNKNFFNDVKASSQTSQDIAHNLLSNMTTASNVVDQITGNISSINNSIQNQSSGVLQTQSTLEQIARNLEQLDKNIINQSSAVTESVSAIEEMTANIKSITSVLKNNLGSMEELNIAAEKGRKSISETNEFVKSLSEKSEGLLETTSVIQNIASQTNLLAMNAAIEAAHAGEAGKGFAVVADEIRKLAEESGTQGKVITTVLTELKNQIEEVTKSSLMGETQFTEVMHILSLVNNRNSEIMNAMNEQDTGSSQILAAIKNIMQITSEVRSGSEEMLIGNTEAGKEMTRLVDISKSISNNMNEINQKSELIASEIDRAMNMTEENKQAVSKIFSYLEKLVI; encoded by the coding sequence ATGCGCAAAAAAAATGTGGACATTTATAGTCCTCCTAGAAAAATATTGATATTTGATTTATTAACCAATTTGGCATGGATTTTATCGACCATTTTAACCAACCGCATCGTAGGAAGCTCAGGAAACATTATGAATATCCTCAGCACTAAGGCTTTCGTAGTTATAATGGTTACTTCAATTTTTAATCCTATCCTAAAGTGGAAGTTTTTAATTCCTGCAATAATCAAGCAGCAGAACAACCCGATAAAAGCTCAAAAATATATTTCTTTATATGTAAAAATTACATTTGCCATACCGGGAATGATTGCTTTTTTCGGGCCGTTTTTTACTTCGCTGGAATCCGGTCTAATTTCTCAAACAAGAACATTCATCTCATATATGAGTATAACTATGGGAAATATGTTCTTAATGGGAACATTTTTCGGTTCTTTTATGATAAGGGCATTGGAAAAATGGGCAGCTTTTTTACCTTTTGAAGAAAAGCATTTAGACCTTTCGATGACACGAAGAACTGCAATCATAAGTATTTTAAGTATTCTATCAACTTCTTTTTTTGCAATAGCGCCTTTAGTTAGGACACAAAGCGATGATATTTATATGCAGCTTTTGACAAAGGTCCTTCCGCTTTTTATCTATGGAATAAGTCTTTCAATAATAAATATAGTTCTTATAACCAAGTCGACCAAAAAGAAAATATCAAACCTACAAGCTGCAATAAAAAATCTATCTTTAGGAAATTATCATCAAGATTTTCTTATGGCAGATTCACGGGACGAAACAGCTCTTTTAATAAAAGATTTTAATATACTTTTAGACTTTAATAAGAATTTTTTTAATGATGTAAAAGCTTCAAGTCAAACCTCACAAGATATTGCCCATAACCTTTTATCGAATATGACAACAGCTTCAAATGTAGTGGATCAAATTACTGGAAATATTTCTTCAATAAACAACAGTATTCAAAACCAATCATCGGGAGTTTTGCAAACTCAATCCACTCTGGAGCAAATTGCAAGAAATCTTGAACAACTTGATAAAAATATTATAAACCAATCTTCGGCTGTAACAGAATCTGTTTCCGCTATTGAAGAGATGACGGCAAATATAAAGTCAATTACCTCAGTTCTAAAAAACAACTTAGGTTCTATGGAAGAATTAAATATCGCAGCCGAAAAGGGAAGAAAATCCATTTCGGAAACAAACGAATTTGTTAAGTCCTTAAGCGAAAAATCCGAAGGCCTTTTAGAAACTACTTCGGTCATACAAAACATAGCCAGTCAAACAAACCTTCTGGCTATGAATGCAGCCATTGAAGCCGCTCACGCAGGAGAAGCGGGAAAGGGTTTTGCCGTTGTTGCCGATGAAATACGAAAACTCGCTGAAGAGTCCGGCACTCAGGGCAAGGTAATTACCACCGTTTTAACGGAATTAAAAAATCAGATAGAAGAAGTAACCAAATCTTCTCTTATGGGCGAAACACAGTTTACGGAAGTAATGCATATTCTTAGCCTTGTCAACAACAGAAACAGTGAAATAATGAATGCTATGAATGAACAAGACACCGGCAGTTCTCAAATTCTTGCAGCAATAAAAAATATTATGCAGATAACCTCTGAAGTCAGAAGCGGTTCGGAAGAAATGCTTATAGGAAACACCGAAGCCGGAAAAGAAATGACAAGGCTTGTAGACATTTCTAAGAGCATAAGCAATAACATGAATGAGATCAATCAAAAATCGGAGCTTATTGCAAGCGAGATAGACAGAGCTATGAACATGACCGAAGAAAACAAGCAGGCCGTTTCTAAAATATTTTCATATCTGGAAAAGCTCGTTATATAA
- a CDS encoding McrB family protein: protein MSNKNSSTSVKNLEDLIENNNKTGIFKEIIEQHEMFLKEFPLQRLEKLELIEYTNLNKSDSFCYWVEYKLNKLGAIGGYNAYKFGIFRSNESNTLSSDNRFSHNDKYSWRSKYGETVDEVFKNIRNNIVLIAKAAQSGEYEKIDNIDIDNMFKWKVAFLYSNMKLLHIYKIDTLRYLAEKYKMENAKSAKISEIQRFLISSYNGKNLYEYGEKLWKEWVNFDENNKTEIELHEQNSYAHTNIKKYVQLLKTKKNIILQGAPGTGKTYATAKIALSLIGEKIDYSNHYKIMETYQKYVDEGQIAFVTFHQSMDYEDFIEGLKPQILKDEQDNLTGINYIVEDGIFKKICKAAIGNYSNSKKTLEQLNNDIMIKNIHTYLNELDIFERLYDSIIRDIKNGSITNYQFANSKNIPISWDEDRKRIVFREQAARTEKKENIKLLFEYFISNNISDVSSYNKDQWFKLISNLTAGNTKTIDYIEYGWIITELITRFNKNEYKDDLQNNHNRATDTVMKQNYILIIDEINRGNISKIFGELISLLEADKRLDASHPITLQLPYSKEKFAVPPNVYIIGTMNTTDRSTGSIDYALRRRFAFITLKSDKYAIKDFYDNNISNKNNLLKNKALEMFNKIETFIKEYKSELDFDDLMPGHSYFMANTEEELQQKIEYEVEPLLQEYYKDGLLLKSFSSNETN from the coding sequence ATGAGTAATAAAAACTCTAGTACATCAGTTAAAAATCTAGAAGATTTAATTGAAAATAATAATAAAACGGGTATATTTAAAGAGATCATAGAACAACATGAAATGTTTTTAAAAGAATTCCCCTTACAACGGCTTGAAAAGCTAGAACTAATAGAATATACGAATTTAAATAAATCAGATTCTTTTTGTTATTGGGTTGAATATAAACTAAATAAGCTTGGAGCAATAGGAGGTTACAATGCCTATAAATTCGGGATATTCAGATCTAATGAATCCAATACACTATCCAGTGATAATCGTTTCAGCCATAATGATAAATATTCATGGAGATCAAAATACGGAGAAACAGTTGATGAAGTATTTAAGAATATAAGAAATAATATAGTTTTAATTGCCAAAGCTGCCCAAAGTGGTGAATATGAAAAAATAGACAACATTGACATAGATAATATGTTCAAATGGAAAGTAGCATTTTTATATTCAAATATGAAGTTATTACATATTTATAAGATAGACACTCTTCGATACCTTGCTGAGAAATATAAAATGGAAAATGCGAAAAGTGCTAAGATATCTGAAATTCAAAGATTCCTTATTAGTAGTTATAATGGTAAAAATTTATATGAATATGGTGAAAAACTTTGGAAAGAATGGGTAAACTTTGACGAAAACAACAAAACTGAAATAGAATTGCATGAACAGAACTCTTATGCACATACTAATATAAAAAAATATGTACAATTACTTAAAACAAAAAAGAACATCATCCTACAAGGTGCACCGGGTACAGGAAAAACATACGCTACAGCTAAAATTGCTCTCTCACTAATAGGAGAAAAAATAGATTATTCCAATCATTATAAAATAATGGAAACATATCAAAAATATGTTGATGAAGGACAAATTGCCTTTGTCACATTCCATCAATCAATGGATTATGAAGATTTTATTGAAGGATTAAAACCTCAAATTTTAAAAGATGAACAAGATAATCTGACTGGTATTAATTATATTGTTGAAGACGGTATATTTAAAAAGATATGTAAGGCAGCAATTGGAAACTATTCTAATAGTAAAAAAACGCTAGAACAGTTAAACAATGATATAATGATTAAAAATATCCACACATATCTTAATGAATTGGATATATTTGAAAGACTTTATGATTCCATAATTAGAGATATCAAAAATGGTAGTATTACAAATTATCAATTTGCCAATAGTAAAAATATCCCCATTAGTTGGGATGAAGATCGAAAAAGAATTGTCTTTAGAGAACAAGCAGCTAGAACAGAAAAAAAAGAAAATATTAAACTTTTGTTTGAATATTTTATTAGTAATAATATTAGCGATGTATCATCATACAATAAAGATCAATGGTTTAAATTAATTTCAAACTTAACTGCTGGAAATACAAAAACCATTGATTATATAGAATACGGATGGATAATAACTGAACTAATTACTCGTTTTAATAAAAACGAATATAAAGATGATTTACAAAATAACCATAATAGAGCAACTGATACAGTCATGAAACAAAATTATATTCTCATCATCGATGAAATTAACCGAGGCAATATCTCAAAAATATTCGGAGAATTGATTAGCTTACTGGAAGCAGATAAAAGATTAGATGCATCACATCCGATAACATTACAGCTTCCATATTCAAAAGAAAAATTTGCCGTCCCTCCTAATGTGTATATTATAGGCACAATGAATACTACTGACCGCAGCACAGGATCAATCGATTATGCTCTCCGTAGACGTTTTGCCTTTATTACCCTCAAATCGGATAAATACGCTATCAAAGATTTTTATGACAATAATATAAGTAATAAAAATAATCTTCTAAAAAATAAAGCACTCGAAATGTTTAATAAAATAGAAACTTTTATTAAAGAGTATAAATCCGAATTGGATTTTGATGATTTAATGCCAGGTCATAGTTATTTTATGGCAAACACGGAAGAAGAATTACAGCAAAAAATAGAATATGAAGTAGAACCGCTATTGCAAGAATACTATAAAGACGGCTTACTTTTAAAATCATTCAGTTCAAATGAAACAAACTAA